From one Cucurbita pepo subsp. pepo cultivar mu-cu-16 chromosome LG17, ASM280686v2, whole genome shotgun sequence genomic stretch:
- the LOC111778654 gene encoding uncharacterized protein LOC111778654 codes for MANLVPGVLLKLLQHMNTDVKVAGEHRSALLQVVSIVPALAGGDLSPNQGFYLKVSDSSHATYVSLPDEHGDLILSDKIQLGQFIHVERLESASPVPVLQGVRPVPGRHPCVGSPEDIVATHSPGFLNNNPNLKEKSKPTLKVLGIVGEKEKSLPVRLNGNVKEDKIEKKSSSLSRSKSQLSKLAVNIDAKKEPLTRLKSMNSRSIPSSPTSCYSLPSSFEKFANSIKHQGKVKALANGTAKVGAVEKSNSVRSASPVAKKMGVGHQFKHLVQGIEVGAKALRKSWEGNMETKRRDNSILRATKLDPKSEARVTTPRRSTSSEKLPSREENRIQVPAKSSKDDHSVHMSSRKNAANGALDDQDRSNRQKSSGGKKSSSDAGGFPGNLVKIPLSHKRLTEGSASWASLPSSLAKLGKEVMRHRDAAQAAAIEAMQEASAAESVLRCLSIFSELNAAAKEDNPQPAVEQFLTLHASLTNAHMVAESLSKTGPSGSINESEETASEETMKVSLKARKQASAWVLAALATNMSSFAVYSRDPPSALNPTSSLSQYQKNASANQPIVVLENSSKNSSSKSQGKVRQMINSKPIGSGNPGRTKEGTTLGQKLQTQPPPEWIRGNGLDEAVDLAEMLRLQSQDWFLTFMERFLDAGVDTAALSDNGQIAGILTQLKSVNDWLDGIASTKDEEDPTDISTETIDRLRKKIYEYLLMHVESAAAALGGGAQQLPQQIQATGMKAKR; via the exons ATGGCGAATCTCGTTCCTGGAGTGCTTCTTAAACTGTTGCAGCATATGAACACTGATGTGAAGGTTGCCGGAGAGCACAGGTCGGCGTTGTTGCAAGTTGTGAGTATAGTTCCGGCATTGGCCGGCGGCGATCTTTCACCGAATCAAGGTTTTTATCTCAAAGTCTCTGATTCTTCTCATGCTACTTATGTTTCATTGCCTGATGAACATGGTGATCTGATTCTTAGTGATAAGATTCAATTGGGTCAGTTTATTCATGTTGAACGCCTTGAGTCTGCGTCCCCTGTCCCCGTTCTTCAAGGCGTTCGACCGGTGCCCGGTCGACATCCTTGTGTAGGTAGCCCTGAAGATATTGTTGCTACTCATTCTCCTGGATTTCTTAACAATAATCCTAACTTGAAAGAGAAATCGAAACCGACCCTGAAAGTTTTAGGCATTGTCGGGGAGAAGGAGAAATCTCTGCCTGTTAGACTCAATGGCAATGTCAAGGAGGATAAGATTGAGAAGAAATCCTCATCGTTGAGTAGATCCAAGTCTCAGTTGTCGAAATTGGCGGTGAATATCGATGCGAAAAAGGAGCCTCTAACGAGACTTAAGTCGATGAATTCACGGTCGATACCTTCCTCTCCGACGAGCTGTTATTCATTGCCTTCTTCGTTTGAGAAGTTTGCTAACAGCATTAAGCATCAGGGGAAGGTTAAAGCGTTGGCTAATGGAACGGCCAAGGTAGGGGCGGTTGAGAAGTCGAATTCTGTTCGTTCGGCCAGTCCCGTTGCTAAGAAGATGGGAGTGGGACATCAATTCAAGCATTTAGTTCAGGGCATTGAGGTTGGGGCTAAGGCTCTGAGGAAGAGTTGGGAAGGGAATATGGAGACAAAAAGACGAGACAATTCGATATTAAGAGCTACCAAACTCGATCCCAAGTCCGAAGCTCGGGTTACT ACTCCTAGAAGAAGTACATCGAGCGAGAAGTTGCCATCGAGAGAGGAGAATAGGATTCAGGTACCTGCAAAGTCATCTAAAGACGATCATAGCGTGCACATGTCTTCACGGAAGAATGCCGCTAACGGAGCCTTAGATGATCAAGATAGGTCCAATAGGCAAAAATCTTCCGGTGGAAAGAAATCCTCGAGCGATGCAGGCGGATTCCCCGGGAATTTGGTGAAGATTCCTCTTAGTCATAAAAGATTGACTGAAGGGAGTGCCTCATGGGCTTCACTTCCATCATCTCTTGCCAAGCTTGGAAAG GAAGTAATGAGGCACAGAGATGCTGCACAAGCAGCAGCAATAGAGGCTATGCAAGAAGCTTCAGCTGCCGAAAGCGTGCTACGGTGTTTAAG TATATTTTCCGAGTTAAATGCTGCTGCGAAGGAGGATAATCCACAGCCTGCAGTAGAACAGTTTTTGACCCTTCATGCTAGCCTGACCAATGCTCATATGGTGGCTGAATCTCTTTCGAAAACGGGTCCCTCTGGTTCGATCAATGAGAGCGAAGAAACCGCTTCAGAAGAAACGATGAAGGTCTCGTTAAAGGCTAGAAAACAGGCATCTGCTTGGGTCCTGGCTGCTTTAGCCACCAACATGTCGTCTTTCGCAGTTTATAGCCGTGATCCACCCTCGGCTCTAAATCCGACCTCGTCTCTATCCCAATACCAAAAGAATGCATCTGCAAATCAGCCTATAGTAGTGTTAGAAAACTCGTCTAAGAACAGCTCGTCGAAATCCCAAGGGAAGGTTCGCCAGATGATAAACTCTAAACCGATTGGATCAGGAAATCCCGGTCGAACCAAGGAGGGAACGACACTCGGTCAAAAGTTGCAGACTCAACCTCCCCCAGAATGGATCAGAGGAAATGGTCTCGACGAAGCGGTTGACTTGGCCGAGATGTTACGGCTGCAATCCCAGGACTGGTTCTTGACATTCATGGAAAGGTTCTTGGATGCAGGCGTCGACACAGCAGCATTGTCGGATAACGGACAAATAGCAGGAATCTTGACTCAGCTCAAGAGCGTAAACGACTGGTTAGATGGCATAGCTTCTACCAAAGACGAAGAAGACCCCACCGACATTTCGACCGAGACAATCGACAGGCTGAGGAAGAAGATCTACGAATATCTTCTCATGCACGTCGAGTCTGCAGCCGCTGCACTTGGCGGGGGAGCGCAGCAACTGCCACAGCAGATACAGGCAACCGGGATGAAAGCCAAAAGGTAA
- the LOC111778240 gene encoding 60S ribosomal protein L38, translated as MPKQIHEIKDFLLTARRKDARSVKIKRSKDVVKFKVRCSKYLYTLCVFDSEKADKLKQSLPPGLSVQDL; from the exons ATG CCGAAGCAAATTCATGAGATCAAAGATTTCCTTCTCACTGCAAGAAGGAAGGATGCTCGTTCCGTGAAAATCAAGAGGAGCAAAGATGTGGTGAAGTTCAAAGTTCGATGCTCCAAGTATCTGTATACTCTCTGTGTTTTCGACTCTGAGAAAGCAGACAAGTTGAAGCAATCTCTTCCACCAG GTTTGAGTGTGCAAGATCTTTGA